TGAGCATCAATAAGAATTTTATTCCTTTCTTCGATGACCCATTTGGATTGCTTAATTTCATTAGGCAACTTTAAGCGGATATCTGTAATAATTTCTAAAAGTTCATCTTTATCTACCATTACTTTCCCTGTAAAAGGAACAGCACTGCTGCTGTCTAAAATATCCTCCATCACATCTAATAATTGTAAAATACTATCCATATTCCCCCACCTCACATATATTTTGTCCGCAAATATTCTGCAACTTTCGGTGGAACTAAAGCATCGACATTTCCACCAAATCGTGCAATTTCTTTAACAACACTGGAACTTAAAAATGAATACTGTACATTGGTTGCAAGAAAAATTGTTTCAATATCACTGTTTAAATATTGGTTTGCCTGTGCCAATTGGAGCTCATATTCAAAGTCAGTAACAGCTCTTAATCCCCTTATAATGACATTGGCATTTTTTTGTTTTGCAAATTCAACCAAAAGTCCTGAAAAAGATTCTATGCTAATATTGGGCAAATCATCTGTTACATTTTCTAAAAGCTGAATACGTTCTTCAAGAGTCAAAAGTGGTTGCTTCCTGACATTACACAGTACCCCAACAATCAAATAATCGACAACTTTTGAAGCTCTTTTTATAACATCAAGATGTCCATAAGTAACTGGGTCAAAAG
This genomic interval from Defluviitalea raffinosedens contains the following:
- the coaD gene encoding pantetheine-phosphate adenylyltransferase yields the protein MKIGIYPGTFDPVTYGHLDVIKRASKVVDYLIVGVLCNVRKQPLLTLEERIQLLENVTDDLPNISIESFSGLLVEFAKQKNANVIIRGLRAVTDFEYELQLAQANQYLNSDIETIFLATNVQYSFLSSSVVKEIARFGGNVDALVPPKVAEYLRTKYM